In Arthrobacter sp. PAMC25284, a single genomic region encodes these proteins:
- a CDS encoding DUF1365 domain-containing protein produces the protein MTTPAAIYRTSIAHVRHTPLKNAFTYSNYSWYVDIDHLPKLPRLLAPLAGIHAADHLGDPHGTLRGNVETFLATRGIELDGGRITMLASARVFGYVFNPLSLFWCHNAAGDLRCVVAEVHNTYGERHCYVLDTDDAGRASVPKAFYVSPFNDLQGDYRMKLPEPGERLAVSIVLERNGQQPFIATMDGKRHAATARNILAAALAVPLAPLRVTLQIHWQGIKLWARRLPIIKRPHHPSQEAVQ, from the coding sequence GTGACCACGCCGGCAGCGATCTACCGGACCTCCATCGCCCACGTCCGGCACACCCCGCTGAAAAACGCGTTCACCTACAGCAACTACAGCTGGTACGTGGACATAGACCACCTCCCGAAGCTGCCGCGCCTGCTGGCTCCGCTGGCCGGGATCCACGCCGCCGACCACCTGGGTGACCCGCACGGCACGCTCCGCGGCAACGTGGAGACGTTCCTCGCCACCCGGGGGATTGAACTCGACGGCGGCCGGATCACCATGCTGGCCAGCGCCCGGGTGTTCGGCTATGTCTTCAACCCGCTGTCCCTGTTCTGGTGCCACAACGCGGCGGGCGACCTGCGCTGTGTGGTCGCCGAGGTGCACAACACCTACGGCGAGCGTCACTGCTACGTTCTCGACACCGACGACGCCGGCCGGGCCAGCGTCCCGAAGGCGTTCTACGTTTCACCGTTCAACGACCTCCAGGGCGATTACCGGATGAAACTGCCCGAACCCGGCGAACGGCTCGCCGTCTCGATCGTCCTCGAACGCAACGGCCAGCAGCCCTTTATCGCCACCATGGACGGCAAACGCCACGCAGCCACCGCCCGGAACATCCTCGCTGCGGCGCTCGCGGTCCCGCTGGCACCGCTTCGCGTCACCTTGCAGATCCACTGGCAGGGCATCAAACTGTGGGCACGCCGCCTGCCGATCATCAAACGACCACACCACCCCTCACAGGAGGCAGTTCAGTGA
- a CDS encoding cyclopropane-fatty-acyl-phospholipid synthase family protein — protein MTLTEATGSAAGRGHEAAAAAGLGAVPGTVPTDALPAGRVPYAVPPAPDTIDPEIWPGIATVPANLKANLAGRTAAAIFKAAVRRLPIQVRYPDGTVLGKAMPAGHSVPVMIINRPGAFATRLGDGGLIGLGESYMAGDWDAEDLTAVMEVFAARVGSLVPEPLQKFRALYLPRQPRKERNTEKNTRSNISRHYDLSNKLFASFLDSTMTYSSALFPATGAALKNVDWDSLVDAQQAKIDRLLDKAGVTKGTRVLEIGTGWGELALRAAERGATVYSVTLSSEQQELARQRVAEAGYADAVSIDLKDYRAVEGEFDAVVSVEMIEAVGYEYWATYFQTIERVLAPGGKVAIQAITIAHDRLLATRSSYTWVHKYIFPGGVIPSVRAIEEITEKQTGLRVRERLAMGDHYAQTLRLWEERFMGRADEVRAMGFDAIFQRMWLFYLCYSRAGFETGYLDVQQIVLDKAPAAGYRGKGTKA, from the coding sequence GTGACATTGACAGAAGCGACCGGATCCGCCGCAGGGCGGGGACACGAGGCCGCCGCGGCCGCAGGCCTTGGCGCAGTTCCCGGCACTGTCCCCACTGACGCCCTCCCCGCGGGCCGCGTTCCCTACGCGGTGCCGCCGGCGCCGGACACCATTGACCCGGAGATCTGGCCCGGCATCGCCACTGTGCCCGCCAACCTCAAGGCCAACCTGGCCGGCCGCACCGCCGCCGCCATCTTCAAAGCCGCCGTCCGCCGGCTTCCCATCCAAGTCCGCTACCCGGACGGGACCGTACTGGGTAAAGCCATGCCGGCCGGCCACAGCGTTCCGGTCATGATCATCAACCGGCCCGGGGCCTTCGCTACCCGGCTGGGCGACGGCGGACTGATCGGCCTGGGCGAGTCTTACATGGCCGGTGACTGGGACGCCGAGGACCTCACGGCAGTCATGGAAGTGTTCGCCGCCCGGGTCGGAAGCCTGGTACCGGAACCCCTGCAGAAATTCCGCGCCCTGTACCTGCCGCGCCAGCCGCGGAAGGAACGCAACACCGAGAAGAACACCCGTTCCAACATCTCCCGGCACTACGACCTCTCCAATAAACTTTTCGCCTCGTTCCTGGACAGCACCATGACCTACTCCAGCGCGCTGTTCCCGGCAACCGGCGCGGCCCTGAAAAACGTTGACTGGGATTCCCTGGTTGACGCCCAGCAGGCCAAGATTGACCGCCTGCTGGACAAAGCCGGCGTCACGAAGGGAACCCGCGTGCTGGAAATCGGCACCGGCTGGGGTGAGCTCGCCCTGCGCGCCGCCGAACGCGGCGCCACCGTCTATTCCGTGACGCTCTCCAGCGAACAGCAGGAACTGGCCCGCCAGCGCGTGGCCGAAGCCGGTTACGCCGACGCCGTCAGTATTGACCTGAAGGACTACCGCGCCGTCGAGGGCGAGTTTGACGCCGTCGTCTCAGTGGAGATGATCGAGGCCGTCGGCTACGAATACTGGGCCACGTACTTCCAGACGATCGAACGTGTCCTCGCGCCGGGCGGCAAAGTGGCCATCCAGGCGATTACGATCGCTCACGACCGCTTGCTCGCCACCCGCTCCAGCTACACCTGGGTGCACAAGTACATCTTCCCCGGCGGCGTTATCCCGTCCGTCCGGGCCATCGAGGAGATCACGGAAAAGCAGACCGGACTCCGGGTCCGCGAACGCCTCGCTATGGGCGACCACTACGCGCAGACGCTGCGGCTGTGGGAGGAGCGCTTTATGGGACGCGCCGACGAGGTCCGGGCCATGGGCTTCGACGCGATCTTCCAGCGGATGTGGCTGTTCTACCTGTGCTACTCCCGCGCCGGGTTTGAGACCGGATACCTTGACGTCCAGCAGATCGTCCTGGACAAGGCGCCCGCCGCCGGGTACCGCGGCAAGGGTACCAAGGCATAG
- a CDS encoding LysR family transcriptional regulator, with product MINPVHLRTLVEVLRVGSFTAAATRLGYTASAVSQQMSALERDAGVVLFERSARSIHPTEAAVVMTRHATKVLTDIEALLAAASRTQEGTSQELRLGIFPSLATYVLPQLLQNPAWKKLGIDLRVSVAEPAQTIQGLRTGGEIDVALVYQVGQSGLAWPHTLDRQWIADDDFRVVLPAAWGIGTDSRVAADHLSDMPWIVHHPGTSDATVIERLFASCNLHPRVVAYSDDFHASLEMAAAGLGAALVPELALRHRPAGVVVLDVPEIRLARNVFALLINEKQTARVRLFVDLLADTMKHPAG from the coding sequence TTGATCAATCCCGTCCACCTGCGAACCCTCGTTGAGGTGCTCCGGGTCGGTTCGTTCACGGCCGCCGCCACCCGGCTGGGCTATACGGCGTCGGCCGTCTCCCAGCAGATGTCCGCCCTGGAGCGTGACGCCGGCGTCGTCCTGTTCGAGCGTTCGGCCCGCAGCATCCATCCGACGGAAGCCGCCGTCGTGATGACCCGGCACGCCACCAAGGTGCTGACCGACATCGAAGCGCTCCTGGCCGCGGCCTCCCGCACGCAGGAGGGCACCAGCCAGGAACTCCGGCTGGGCATCTTCCCCAGCCTGGCGACGTACGTTCTGCCGCAGCTCCTGCAGAACCCGGCCTGGAAGAAACTCGGGATCGACCTGCGGGTGTCCGTGGCGGAGCCCGCCCAGACCATCCAGGGCCTGCGGACCGGCGGCGAAATTGACGTCGCCCTGGTCTACCAGGTGGGCCAATCGGGTCTCGCCTGGCCGCACACGCTGGACCGCCAGTGGATCGCCGATGACGACTTCCGGGTCGTGTTGCCGGCGGCCTGGGGCATCGGCACCGATTCCAGGGTGGCCGCGGACCACCTCTCCGATATGCCCTGGATCGTCCACCACCCGGGCACGTCCGACGCCACCGTGATTGAGCGCCTGTTCGCCAGCTGCAACCTGCATCCCCGGGTGGTGGCCTACAGCGACGACTTCCATGCCAGCCTCGAAATGGCGGCGGCCGGACTGGGTGCAGCCCTGGTTCCCGAGCTCGCCCTGCGGCACCGTCCCGCAGGGGTGGTGGTGTTGGATGTCCCGGAGATCCGGCTGGCCCGCAACGTCTTTGCCCTGCTGATCAATGAAAAGCAGACCGCCCGCGTCCGGCTCTTCGTGGACCTGCTGGCCGACACCATGAAACACCCGGCGGGCTGA